The sequence below is a genomic window from Denitratisoma sp. DHT3.
ATCCGCTTCCACTCATGTTCAGCCAGCGTCAGGCGCTTGGCCTCGAACTTCTCGGGGGTGTCGATCGTTCCCATGATCTTGCCATACACTTCCTGTGAGGCCTGAATCTTGCGGGCGATCTTGTGCATCCAGTCCTTGGGCACGTGACAATCGGGACAAGTAGCCCGCACCCCCGTGCGATTCGAGTAATGGATGGTCTGCTTGTATTCCTGATAGACGGTATCGTGCATTTCATGGCACGAAATACAGAAATCGAGTGTGTTGGTGGCTTCCATCGCCGTGTTGAAGCCACCCCAGAAAATGATGCCCAATGTGAAGCCAATGGCCAGCAAGGCGCCCAGTGAATAGCGGGACGGCTTGCGCAGTACCGACCAGAAACGCCCGCGTGCTTCGGAGTTGTTGCTCATCTACGTCCCCTTCGACTATCAGTTCCTTGCAAGAGCCTTTGCATTTGAATCCCTATCGATCACGGCCGTGTTGCTCAGCCGTCATTCCCCTGCAACGCATTCATTCTTTTAAAACGACCGGAAGGTCACACCTTCCGGTCGCCGTGCATCAGTCGATCAATAAATGTCGTGCTGAGTGTTGTAGACGTTGAACTTGCCGGTCGGAGTGATCATCTTCGGATCGGTGATCACCTTCTTCACCTTCAGCGTCGCATCGTCATACACCACGATCGCGGACTGGTCGGTCTTGCCACCCCACAAGGAGATCCAGACTTCCTTGCCATCGGCGCTGTATTCCGGATGGACCGCACGCTTGGTGGCCTTGGTTTCCGGCAGACCGGAATCCTTGGCGACGTTGATGATCTTCTTCGGCTTGGACAAGTCCGCCATGTCCCAGACCGCCACGGATTCCGCCAATTCCTTTTCCGGATTCTGCGGGGAATCAGCCCAGAAGTGCCTGGACTTGGGATGGGTCTTGACGAAAAGGTTGCCCGGCACGTGCTTCATCTCCTGGACGACCTTCCAGTTGTACTCCTTGTACTTGGCAAACTTCTTGTCGTCCGAGGGTGTGCTGATCAGGGTCACCACGTCGGCACCCAGATGGCCGGTGGCCCAGACCGGGCCGAACTTCGGATGAACGAAGTTGGCGCCGCGCCCCGGATGGGGGATCTTGGCGGTATCGATCAGGGCAGCCAGCTTGCCGGTCTTGGTATCCACCGCGGCAATCTTGTTGGAGGCGTTGGCGGCGACCAGGAAGTAGCGCTTGGACGCATCCCAACCGCCGTCATGCAGGAACTTGGCGGATTCGATGGTGGTGGTCTTCAGGTTCTTGATGTCGGAATAATCGACCAGCAGGATCTGGCCGGTTTCCTTGATGTTGACCACCCACTCCGGCTTGATCTCGGAAGAAACGATCGAGGCCACGCGCGGCTCGGGGTGGTACTCGCCGTCGACCGTCATGCCACGCGTGCTGACGACCTTGAGCGGCTTCAGGGTGTCGCCATCCATGATCACGTACTGGGGCGGCCAGTAGGAACCCGCAATGGCGTATTTGTCGTCGTAGCCCTTGAACTTGGAGGTATCGACGGAACGGGCATCAAAGCCGACCTTGACCTCGGCGACTACGGCGGGCTTCTCCATCCACAGGTCGATCAGGGACAGGCGGCCGTCGCGGCCGATGACATAAACATAGCGACCGGACTTCGACAGACGCGAGATATGCACGGCGTAGCCGGTCTTGACGATGCTGCGGATATCCTTGGTGTCGCCATCGATCAGGGCCACCTCGCCAGTATCGCGGAGGGTGACAGAGAACATGTTCTTCAGATTGAAGTTGTTCATCTGCTTGGTCGGACGCTTGTCGACCGGCACGATGACCTTCCAGGAATCCATCGTGTCCTTGAAGCTGTACTCGGGCGGCACATCCGGGGTGTTCTGGATGTACTTGGCCATCAGGCTGATTTCATCCTTGGTCAGAATGTCATCGAAGTTCACCATGCCGCCTTCGGTGCCATAGCCGATGATCTTCTCAAGGCGGTTCTGCCCCAGCCTGAGCGTGCCACCTTCCTGGGTGGTGCCGTCCTTGAGTTTCTTGGTCCAGTGGGGCTCCAGGTTCTTGCCGGTGGCCCCCTTGCGCAGCACGCCATGGCAGCCTGCGCAACGCTCGAAATAAATCTTCTTGGCCTGGGCCTTCTCGTCCGCGCTCATGGCCGGCACCTCGGCGGTCTGCTGGGCGAATGCCGAGGCCATGGCCAGGGGCAGTAGGGCGGGAAGTGCGTATTTGAACAACTTTTTCGACATCATCGATCTCCTTGCGTTGAGAGAACAGAACTAACTGAAACCTGCATCAGCGAACAGTTTATGCCGCAGCGCATGATAGAAACCTTGATAATGATCATGCTTTTCGAAGCAACATTACTTTCATCAAGGTCAAACCCAAGGAAATCACTCAGGAATTAACACGCAAATCCTCGCTCATACTTGCCACCTGCTCGTCAGGCGGCGCAATCTAATGGAATGCAAAACAGGGGCTGACAGCCTCCGTTCAGACGCCGCGATACACCGGCTTGCGTTTTTCCAGGAAGGACATGGTACCTTCCTTGGCGTCCAGGGTGGAGGCCACGGCCACGCCGGCCAGTCCCTCGTAGTCGAGAATTTCCTCCAGGGTGCTGACCTGGGACATGTGGATCATGCGCCGCGCCATATCCACCGCCACCGAGGCGCGCTGCGCCAGCATCCTGGCGTACTCGAAGGCGGCGGCATAGGCCTGGCCCTCGGGCACCAGCTCGTCGATCAGGCCCAGGGCCTTGCATTCCTCGGCCTTGAACACCTTGGCCGTCTCGACCATCATCAGGGCGTTGGAGAAACCGACGATGCGGGGCAGGAAATAGGAAGCGCCGCAATCCGGGGCCACGCCGATGTTGGTGAAAATGGCCGCCATCTTGGTCGTGGTGTCGCCGAAGCGACGGTCGCAAGCGATGGAATAGGCCAGGCCGGCACCCACCGCATGGCCCTGGATCGCGACGATCACGGGCTTGTCCACCAGCACCAGCTGACGGGTCACCTCGAAGAACGGACCGCCCGGCGTCTTGCGCTGGGAACGGGGAATCGGGCGGGAAGAATCCGAGGTGCCGGGCATCGGCCGGTCGCTCTCGCCGGAGATGAAGTCCACGTCGCCGCCGGCGCAGAAGGAACGGCCGGCGCCGTGCAACAGGATG
It includes:
- a CDS encoding NapC/NirT family cytochrome c, which translates into the protein MSNNSEARGRFWSVLRKPSRYSLGALLAIGFTLGIIFWGGFNTAMEATNTLDFCISCHEMHDTVYQEYKQTIHYSNRTGVRATCPDCHVPKDWMHKIARKIQASQEVYGKIMGTIDTPEKFEAKRLTLAEHEWKRMKASDSRECRNCHSFDGMNADSQKQRARKQHELAQRDKSTCIDCHKGIAHHKPKGMKEEDDE
- a CDS encoding cytochrome D1 domain-containing protein, whose protein sequence is MSKKLFKYALPALLPLAMASAFAQQTAEVPAMSADEKAQAKKIYFERCAGCHGVLRKGATGKNLEPHWTKKLKDGTTQEGGTLRLGQNRLEKIIGYGTEGGMVNFDDILTKDEISLMAKYIQNTPDVPPEYSFKDTMDSWKVIVPVDKRPTKQMNNFNLKNMFSVTLRDTGEVALIDGDTKDIRSIVKTGYAVHISRLSKSGRYVYVIGRDGRLSLIDLWMEKPAVVAEVKVGFDARSVDTSKFKGYDDKYAIAGSYWPPQYVIMDGDTLKPLKVVSTRGMTVDGEYHPEPRVASIVSSEIKPEWVVNIKETGQILLVDYSDIKNLKTTTIESAKFLHDGGWDASKRYFLVAANASNKIAAVDTKTGKLAALIDTAKIPHPGRGANFVHPKFGPVWATGHLGADVVTLISTPSDDKKFAKYKEYNWKVVQEMKHVPGNLFVKTHPKSRHFWADSPQNPEKELAESVAVWDMADLSKPKKIINVAKDSGLPETKATKRAVHPEYSADGKEVWISLWGGKTDQSAIVVYDDATLKVKKVITDPKMITPTGKFNVYNTQHDIY
- a CDS encoding enoyl-CoA hydratase/isomerase family protein encodes the protein MAEEFKYIQFRVEDNVGVITLNRPDKLNAISWELAEELSGLLHKLRFRDEVRTILLHGAGRSFCAGGDVDFISGESDRPMPGTSDSSRPIPRSQRKTPGGPFFEVTRQLVLVDKPVIVAIQGHAVGAGLAYSIACDRRFGDTTTKMAAIFTNIGVAPDCGASYFLPRIVGFSNALMMVETAKVFKAEECKALGLIDELVPEGQAYAAAFEYARMLAQRASVAVDMARRMIHMSQVSTLEEILDYEGLAGVAVASTLDAKEGTMSFLEKRKPVYRGV